The following coding sequences lie in one Synechococcus sp. PCC 7336 genomic window:
- the gap gene encoding type I glyceraldehyde-3-phosphate dehydrogenase, translating to MTTRVAINGFGRIGRMFLRSVLQAPGDLEVVAINDLADKENLAYLLAYDSSQGALGTDVSVNDAGFEIAGKQIRVLAERDPAALPWQDMNVDIAIEATGFFTQRVGAAKHLQAGAKKAIVSAPSKDADLTLVMGVNDGDYDPERHDIISNASCTTNCLAPVAKVILDTFGIETGFLTTTHAFTATQGLIDRPDKKDFRRGRAASLSIVPSSTGAATAVAKVIPELQGKLDGMALRVPTPTGSVVDFVVRTEKPVTVASLNAAFRSAAEGSMAGILGIAHPHAVSTDMIGNPLSSIVDLNSTMVLGEYTAKILSWYDNEVGYASRVKDLAQKIGAKLPVLVA from the coding sequence ATGACGACTCGAGTTGCCATCAATGGATTTGGCCGCATTGGCCGCATGTTTTTACGCAGTGTGCTACAAGCGCCAGGGGATCTAGAAGTGGTGGCTATTAACGATTTGGCTGACAAAGAAAACTTGGCCTACCTGCTTGCCTACGACTCGTCTCAAGGGGCGCTGGGGACAGATGTATCGGTGAATGACGCAGGCTTTGAGATTGCGGGCAAGCAAATACGGGTTTTGGCCGAGCGCGACCCTGCCGCCCTACCTTGGCAGGACATGAATGTAGACATTGCGATCGAAGCGACAGGCTTTTTCACCCAGCGGGTGGGGGCGGCCAAACACCTACAGGCGGGGGCCAAGAAGGCGATCGTTTCGGCTCCCTCTAAAGATGCCGATCTGACGCTAGTGATGGGGGTGAATGACGGAGACTACGACCCCGAGCGGCACGACATTATTTCGAATGCCTCCTGTACCACGAACTGCCTAGCCCCCGTAGCCAAAGTAATTCTAGATACCTTTGGCATCGAGACGGGATTTTTGACCACGACTCATGCCTTTACGGCAACCCAGGGCCTAATCGATCGCCCGGACAAAAAAGATTTCCGTCGCGGTCGCGCTGCTTCACTGTCGATTGTGCCCTCCAGCACGGGGGCCGCGACGGCTGTGGCCAAGGTGATTCCCGAATTGCAGGGCAAGCTGGATGGGATGGCGTTACGGGTGCCGACCCCGACTGGTTCAGTGGTGGATTTTGTGGTGCGCACGGAGAAGCCAGTGACGGTTGCCTCCCTCAATGCTGCGTTTCGGTCTGCAGCTGAAGGGTCGATGGCTGGGATCTTGGGGATTGCCCACCCTCATGCAGTCTCGACAGATATGATTGGCAATCCTCTCTCGTCGATTGTGGACCTAAACTCCACGATGGTACTGGGAGAGTACACAGCGAAGATTTTGTCTTGGTATGACAACGAGGTCGGATATGCCTCGCGGGTGAAGGATTTGGCCCAGAAGATC